CGGCAGCGTTTCGCTCCTGCAGCGCCTCAATCACCCCGGACAGACGCTGCTGCGTCTCAGGATCCAGATCGAAGTCATTCATCAAAGCCTGCACCTGCGCGATCGCGGCCTCGTTCGCCTTGAGAACGGTCTCGACGTTGTCGATCGCCGCGTCCACCCGCAGCCCTGCAGCAGTCAGAGCCCCCGTCACCTGGGTGATCGAGGAGTTCGCGGAGGCGGAGGCATCCGCGAGCAGTGTCGTGCCTGTGAGGTACGCGGCCGTTGCGGCATCGGTGAACCCGATCACCTGCTCCTGTGCGTCGGCGATGGTCGACTGCGCTTCCGCTGTGGCCTGCTGAACGTCCGCCAGCGTCGAATCGACATCCGTGAGCGTGTCCTGGGCGGCCGACAGCGTCGCGCGAGAACCGGCGATTCCGTCCTGGAGGTCGGTGATACTGCTCCGCGTCGATGCCAGTGACTGCGAGGTACTGTCGAAGGTGTTCAGCGCGTCGTCTTTCGCGGTCAGCAACCGCGACTCCACGTCATCCCCCGCATCCCTCACCGCGTCTGTCGCAGCCAGGGCGACCTGCTCCGTGAAAGCGGCCGTGATCTGCCGGCCAAGCTGAGACGCGCCGACATCGGTGATCTTCGGCGCGATCGCGCTGGCCTTCTCGTTGACGTAGTACTGCAGCGCCGGCTGGGTGAACTCGCCGCTGGTGATGCTGAGGAGGTCCTCGCTGAAGTCTGCGGGGATGACGATGGCGGCGTACACGTCACCGCGCCGGACGGCCTCGGCGGCCTCCTCCTCGCCCATGAAGACCCAGCCGAGCTGATCGTTCTCCTCGAGCTGCGCACTGACCTGATCACCGACATTCAGCGCCCCGGTCAGCTCCGACGATGCGCCCTCGTCGAGGTTCGCCACTGCGACGCGAATGCTCTCAGTGTTCGCGTACGGATCCCAGAATGCGTTGATGTTGAACCACGCATACAACGCCGGAGTGATCAACACGCCGATCACGATGATCCACGCCTTCCGGACACGGAACAGCCGGGTGACGTCCCTTGTGAAAACCCGCCAGCTCATCCGCACGCCCGCAAGCATACACAGTTTGCACAGCTCTGTGCACGTTACCGAGGTGGCCTATCGCCGATCATGTGCGCACGCCCTCCTTGCGGTCCGCAAGAAAATGAGTACGCTCATTCGTGTGAGCGGGATGCAGCAGCTGTCAGAGCACGGACGGCGTCCGGGCGTGGGGGGAATGGAGCCGCGCCGCGAGCAGAACATGCGGCTCAAGCGAGAGCGGATCTTCCGCGTCGCGTCTGACCTGTTGCGTACGCGGGGCTTCTCCGCGGTGACAACGCAGGAGGTGTCCGCTGCGGCCGGGGTCGCCGCGGGGACCCTGTTCCGCTACGCCGCGACCAAGAGCGAGTTGCTGCTCATGGTCTACAACGAGGCACTCCGGTCGTCGATAGATGAAGGCGCCGCGCGTGCGGCGTCGACGCCGGATCCTTCCGCCGCGGTCTTCGCCCGCCTGTGCCCGCTCGTCGCCGCCGCCGCACGGGAGCCGGAGAACAGTGCTGCGTACCAGCGGGAGCTGCTGTTCGGGCCTCACGACGCGAAGTTCCGAGCCGAGGGCATGGCGTTGATCCTCACGCTCGAGAAGTCGCTCTCTGACACGCTGCGCCGCGCCGCGCCGACCCTCAGCGACGAAGAGGCACGGGTCGCAGGATCCTCGCTGTTCGCCGTCACTCATCTCGCGATCGCTCGGATGACGGCCTCGGACACCCCCGAGGCTGACGCGATCGACGACCTCAGACGTCAGGTCACGCACATCGTGACCGGCGTGCTGCACCACACCCCGGCGGCCCGATCGGCCGCTCGAGAAGAAATGAAGGAGACAAGACAATGAGCAACATCACACACGTGACCGTCCTGGGAACCGGGGTCCTCGGCACCCAGATCGCCTTCCAGACCGCCTACCACGGCTTCCAGGTCACCGCATATGACATCAGCAACGACGTCATCGAGGCAGCCAAGAAGCGGTTCGATGCTCTCGTCACCACCTACAAGGACGACGGAGTCGCGGGGGCAGCTGAGGGGAAGGCGGACGAGGCGCTTACCCGCGTCCGGTTCTCCTCCGACCTCGCCGACGCGGTCGCGGACGCGGATCTGGTCATCGAGGCGATCCCCGAGGTGCTGTCCATCAAGCAGGACACCTACCGCAAGCTCGGCGAGCTCGCACCGGAGAAGACGATCTTCGCGACCAACTCGTCGACGCTTCTGCCCAGCGACCTCAAAGACTTCACCGGACGCCCCGCCAAGTTCCTCGCGCTGCACTTCGCGAACCGGGTCTGGAAGTTCAACACCGCCGAGGTGATGGGCACCGCCGACACCGATCCGGCCGTGTTCGACGATGTCGTCGCCTTCGCCGGCGATATCGGGATGGTTCCGATCCCCGTGCGCAAGGAGAAGTCGGGCTACGTCCTCAACTCGCTCCTGGTGCCGTTCCTCAATGCCGGGTACGCACTCGCCGCCGGCGGGTACGCCGAGCCGAAGGACATCGACAACGTGTGGCGGATCGGCACGGGAGCGCCGATGGGACCCTTCCAGATCACCGATGTCATCGGCCTGACCACCCCGTATAACATCCTCGCTCACGGCGGAGAGAAGGACCAGGCGCTCGCGGCCTGGCTGAAGAGCGAGTACATCGACCACGGCAAGCTCGGCGTCGCCACCGGCGAGGGCTTCTACACCTACAACTGACTCCACGACCGCAGCAGAACACTCCACGAGAGGACGTGCACAACAGGGAATGGGACTCCGTGTCGGGCCACCTCGAAGGGGTGCGCGCCGAGGGAAATGAGATCATCGTGGGAGAGCACCGTCTGCGAGTTACTTCCGAGCGCGAGCCGGGCAAGATTCCCTGGGCCGATGCGGGAGTCGATGTCGTCATCGAATCGACCGGAAGGTTCACCGATCGCGCCGGCGCAGCGGCACATCTCGACGCTGGGGCGAAGAAGGTCGTCATCTCTGCGCCGGCCAGCGAGGATGTCCCTGCGGTTGTCCTTGGCGTGAACGATGATTCCATCGACTGGGCGGAGCCGATCGTCTCGAATGGGTCGTGCACTACCAACTGTCTCGCGCCGATGGCCAAGGTTCTGCACGACCATTTCGGCATCGTCTCGGGCCTGATGACCACCGTGCACGCGTATACGGCCGATCAGCGCCTCCATGACTCGCCCCATAGAGACATGCGACGAGCTCGCGCAGCGGCGCTGTCGACGATTCCCACGTCGTCAGGTGCCGCTCGAACGATCGGGAAGATCATTCCCGATCTTGACGGCAAGTTGACGGGCCTTGCGCTTCGAGTTCCGGTGCCTGTGGGGTCGATCACCGATCTCACCGCACATCTCGATTCGATGGTTACAGCGGCACAGGTGAACGAGGCGTTCCGCGCCGCAGCTGAGGCAGGCCCGCTCGCCTCGTATGTCCAGTACTCCGATGCGCCGATCGTCTCAGCTGACATCGTGGGGAATTCGAACTCCGCAATCTTTGACGCTCCGTTGACGCAGGTCATCGGCAACCAGGTGAAGATTTTCGCTTGGTACGACAATGAGTGGGGCTTCTCGAATCGCGTCGTTGAGCTTGCCAGTCGGATGGGGCGCGGTGCGTAGCGGACACGAACCGGTAGACGACCCTAAAGTTCCTGACGAGAGGACGACCCCCATGGTGTTCGACAGCACGATCAAGCCCTTGTTCCGCCAGAAGGACCGAGACGCGATGCGGTTCGCATTCGACCTCTGGTCCTACGATGATGTGTCCAAGCACGCAGACGCGATCCTTCAGCGCGTAGAGGACGGCAGCATGCCGTGCGACGGAACGTGGGGCGACGAGCAACGGCAGACTTTCCGCGCCTGGGTTGACAAGGGGACGTCTGCGTGATTGAGCGCTGTGCTTGTCCGGCCAGGGCCGGAGTTCCTCGTCCGGGATCTAAGGCTCAGCGCGGTGACACGAGCTGCACAACAAGCGCCGACGTGGCTTCCTAGAGACGTCATGCGCGCGCGTACGTGGTCGCTGCCGTTGAAGTCGTAAGCCACGCTGTGCGTTTGCAGCGACGTGATGTCTGTGTCGCCGCGTAGGCTCCGAGCATGCGAACGACTTTCGACGCCGAGGTGGATGCGGCCTACATCACGCTGGTCCCTGAGACTGAGTCCGGACGCTCTGTGCGCAACGAGGTTGTCGACATCGCCGGCGGCACCGTGGTGCTCGACTTCGACCAGTCAGGCATGCTGCTCGGCCTCGAGATCCTCGGCGCGACGAAGCTCCTGGACGGAGTGTTCCTCGCCGGCGCCGAGCGGATCGATCGCTAGAGGCCGGAAGGCACGGGCGCTCATGGCTGACGAGTCAAGGCTTGCCCGCGAGCAAAGCGGGCACTGACGACTGAGCGCCAAGAAACGCATGTAGATCGCGATCAAGCATCGCGGCCAACCTCATAGTGTCTTCGTGGGCTTGCTGCGCAGTGAGACGTGTGTGCTGGCCTGGGAGCGGCATCCCATTTACGAGCGGTTCGTGGTGAGCCACACGATTCCGCAATTCATTCACACGTGTGACGACAGCGAGGGCGTACTCCCGGTTCCAGCGAAGGCCGTCGCTCTTCGCCTGGGTTCGGCCTCCTGGAAACGCCTTGTCCAGAACCCCGCGCCAGAGAACTTCGTAGTCACAACGAACACGTCGCGGTGCCTTGCCAGCGTGGTCGCCCTTATCGAGGAGACCACGCCAGAAGCCGAACATGCATTGAGCAACGAGCTTTCCCGGTGTCTTTGCGCCGTTGATCCGTGACCAGGCCTGGCTCAGCGTGTTCATGGATCGGTCGTCCAGCGGCATGTTGTTGTTCTCATACCAAGTGGGACCCCACTTCGCTTCGAGCTGCGAGCTCATCGCGTTTCGAAGTGCCACCTCCAGGAAAGCCAGATCACCGAGGAACCCGACTGCGAGCTCACGGTCCCACAGATAGAGGTCCCGAGCACGCGCGTGGTCACCCGCTGCGGTGTTGATGTACGTGGTCATCCGCGCGGGCGTGATGGAACGGTCCAGAGCCGCGAGGTGATGTGCGGGTATGGTCACTGGACGATCACTCCTCGGCGGGATACACTGGCAGGGAAGTCCCCGGCATAAGCCTCTGTCGAACAAGAGTCGGCATGCAGCCGGGGTTTTTCTTTGCCCTGATTCTATGGGCCGAGGCGGCCCTCGCTTCGCTGGACGTCGCGGAGTCAACGCACGCTAGTCTGCACCGGCTCGAGAAGGAACAGCTGACCGTCGAGCGAGCCGACGCGAGCGATGACGTGGACGTTGTCGCCAACGCCGAGCGTGTCGGGGACGTCACCTGTGAGATGCAGGTCGTTCGTGATGTTGACGTCACGGAACTGGAAGCTGGGGCCGCCGTTCGAGTGGGTCTCGCTGTAGTCGCCGCTGACGATGAGGATGTCGTACCGGGTGGTGTAGCCCTCGTGATTGTTCATCGCTCCGATGGCGCCATCGAACTCGATCAGCTGGCCGGAGTACTTCTGCGCGAAGGCCTCGACGGTGGGGCCTTCAGCGGGACCTGTGAGCAGAGACGCGAGGTCGGCGTTGTTCTCGATCGTGTGCGTCGGTTCCTCGGCAGGAGCACTTGCGACGGGTTCTTCCGCCTCCGTCGACGGTTCGTCACGCGGCGCGACGGCTTCCGTGCTCGGAGTGCTCGCCGGCGCAGCGGTGTCGTCCTTGTCTCCGGCGATGGTCGCCATGATGCCGATGAAGACGCCCAGGACCACGAGCACGCCGCCGATGATCGCGCACAGCTTCCACGGCAGGGGCGGCTTCGGCCGACGGAACACCAGCTCGGTGCGGAGCTTGCCGGGATTCTGGCTGACCAGCTCCCAGCCGTCCTTCTCCCACTTGGAGATCATGAGCTTCTCGGTGCCGCGGACGGTCTGGACGGTCTTCGTCTCGTGCTTCACGGTCTCGGATGCGGTGGCAGCCTGAGGGCGCGCGCCAGTGTTCGTCATCGGGTCTCCCTCCCAGATCCCCGGGAGGACAGCTCACTGCCGGGTCATCGTGAGCATATCGGCTGGATGGCCGGTCCAACGACGAACGCGAGCGTGCACAGGGGGTCCGCTAATCTCAGCTGAGGAGACCTGAACATGGAGGAATCATGGGCCTGTTTGACAAGGTGAAGGACGCTGCCTCGCAGGCAGCTCAGGCGGGCATAGACAAGGCGCGGTCCGTAGTCCCGGGCGCGGCCCCTGCCGCAGACCCGACTGCTGCTCCGGTCGCTGCACCCGCCGCGGCGGAACCGCAGCCGATCATCGAACTGGAGAGCCACATCGACGGCAAGAACGCGAAGGTGCGGCTCTGGCCTGACCGGCTTGAGTGGGAGCGCCCGCGGGGCGTCTCCGGCGGGAAGATCACCGCCGGCGTCCTGACAGCCGGCGTTTCGCTGCTCGCGACCGGTGTGAAGGGCGGCACGGACGAGCACGACATGGTGCTGCTCAAGCACGTCACCA
This genomic stretch from Microbacterium sp. Nx66 harbors:
- a CDS encoding TetR/AcrR family transcriptional regulator codes for the protein MLNHAYNAGVINTPITMIHAFRTRNSRVTSLVKTRQLIRTPASIHSLHSSVHVTEVAYRRSCAHALLAVRKKMSTLIRVSGMQQLSEHGRRPGVGGMEPRREQNMRLKRERIFRVASDLLRTRGFSAVTTQEVSAAAGVAAGTLFRYAATKSELLLMVYNEALRSSIDEGAARAASTPDPSAAVFARLCPLVAAAAREPENSAAYQRELLFGPHDAKFRAEGMALILTLEKSLSDTLRRAAPTLSDEEARVAGSSLFAVTHLAIARMTASDTPEADAIDDLRRQVTHIVTGVLHHTPAARSAAREEMKETRQ
- a CDS encoding 3-hydroxyacyl-CoA dehydrogenase, with product MSNITHVTVLGTGVLGTQIAFQTAYHGFQVTAYDISNDVIEAAKKRFDALVTTYKDDGVAGAAEGKADEALTRVRFSSDLADAVADADLVIEAIPEVLSIKQDTYRKLGELAPEKTIFATNSSTLLPSDLKDFTGRPAKFLALHFANRVWKFNTAEVMGTADTDPAVFDDVVAFAGDIGMVPIPVRKEKSGYVLNSLLVPFLNAGYALAAGGYAEPKDIDNVWRIGTGAPMGPFQITDVIGLTTPYNILAHGGEKDQALAAWLKSEYIDHGKLGVATGEGFYTYN
- a CDS encoding type I glyceraldehyde-3-phosphate dehydrogenase encodes the protein MHNREWDSVSGHLEGVRAEGNEIIVGEHRLRVTSEREPGKIPWADAGVDVVIESTGRFTDRAGAAAHLDAGAKKVVISAPASEDVPAVVLGVNDDSIDWAEPIVSNGSCTTNCLAPMAKVLHDHFGIVSGLMTTVHAYTADQRLHDSPHRDMRRARAAALSTIPTSSGAARTIGKIIPDLDGKLTGLALRVPVPVGSITDLTAHLDSMVTAAQVNEAFRAAAEAGPLASYVQYSDAPIVSADIVGNSNSAIFDAPLTQVIGNQVKIFAWYDNEWGFSNRVVELASRMGRGA
- a CDS encoding DUF2283 domain-containing protein; this translates as MRTTFDAEVDAAYITLVPETESGRSVRNEVVDIAGGTVVLDFDQSGMLLGLEILGATKLLDGVFLAGAERIDR
- a CDS encoding DUF4839 domain-containing protein, with product MTNTGARPQAATASETVKHETKTVQTVRGTEKLMISKWEKDGWELVSQNPGKLRTELVFRRPKPPLPWKLCAIIGGVLVVLGVFIGIMATIAGDKDDTAAPASTPSTEAVAPRDEPSTEAEEPVASAPAEEPTHTIENNADLASLLTGPAEGPTVEAFAQKYSGQLIEFDGAIGAMNNHEGYTTRYDILIVSGDYSETHSNGGPSFQFRDVNITNDLHLTGDVPDTLGVGDNVHVIARVGSLDGQLFLLEPVQTSVR
- a CDS encoding SHOCT domain-containing protein, which produces MGLFDKVKDAASQAAQAGIDKARSVVPGAAPAADPTAAPVAAPAAAEPQPIIELESHIDGKNAKVRLWPDRLEWERPRGVSGGKITAGVLTAGVSLLATGVKGGTDEHDMVLLKHVTNVTSRKDGLMYYAVDVQTSSGAVVNTITFRVSKDEAAQFRSAILGAMQEQEAKASAPVVVQAAAPAAAPAPAAAAPDLTAQLQQLAALRDAGVLTEEEFVAKKADILARI